The Athalia rosae chromosome 4, iyAthRosa1.1, whole genome shotgun sequence DNA segment TTCTGACCAAACATACCCTGTGCATCAGAACTAGGTTGCCGTTGGCACTGGCTGAAAACTGCAGGTGGCTTCTGTGTTGCCAGTGAAGTTGCAGTATTTGTTGATATGGTTGAAGATGGTACGTGTGTCACAACAGTTTGCTGTGCGTTTGAGACAAGTGGCATATGGGGTTTAGTAAGCAACAGCCCTTGAGCATTTGGTGGTGTTTGCCTTTGATTATTCAAAACCTGTGGTTGAGTTATCACCAACCCAGACTTCGGTACAACCGGGGAAGTTTGCAGCTTTTGCAATGGTTGAGAATTAAGTGGCACTACAGTTTTTATCAGTGCCTGAGGTGTGGAAACTGTCGGTGGCTCAATATTTAGCACAGTCTTAGGAACAACGTGTTGCTGACTATGTGCAACGATAACAGGACTCGGTGTGGATGTTCGGGGCACATGTGCTGTCAACAATTGCATAGTTTGTAGTTCTTGCTTCTGCCTTGGTGATAAAAGACTACTGTCGGTGATAACAGGTGACTTATGCTGCTTAGGAGATAATAGAGAGTCTTCAGTATTGATTGGTTTTCCGAATACTGGATTAGAAGTGCTTGCACTTATCTCGATCTTAGCAGTTTCTGGAATATAAGTTGGTGGCTGATTTGGTGATGGAACTTTTGGTGATGTAGAAGCCTTACTTGGAGGCTCTGGTATTATAGCTGGTGACAATTTAGGTTCTACCAAACGTTGAGGGCCGTTCGGATTAACTGGGAGTAAAGTCTCGATGacagatttatttattgtttcatcTCTTGAGTTTTTGACCGAACCTGATGCAAGGGGTGGAATTGGCATGTAAGGCCGAGGAGGTATGTTTAGAGTTAACGGGGGTAATCCACCTCGAGGATAACTTGGAACTACAGCTTTCATGCCAGGAGCGTGTTGGATAACTGGCTGTTGACTGGCAGCTGTCGAATATATTTGCTGAACAGGAGTATCCGGTCTGTGAGCAGCAATTGGTACGCTGACAGGTAATCTTGCTGGTAGTGGCGGTGGTGGGGGTGGTGGAGGTAATGGAGGTGGCGGAGGCGGTGGTGAAGCCTTGCTAACATTTGGTATGTATGGCATTGAGGCACGACACCCCTGTCCATTCAGAGACTGTTGTGGGACTCTGGGAGACAGCTGAGCGGGAACTAATGGCGGAATCCTTGAAGGTACCAATGGTGGTACAGGGGTGAGACCGGGTGTTAAAGTGGGATTCTGAGTTCTTGAAGAAGTTTGTCGCAGCGGCCCCAACTGAGACTGAGGTGAAACTGGTAGTCTTTGATGAGACGAGGACGTAGTGGTAAAAGGTCGTGGGCTTACAGCTGGCAATCTTAGCGTGTCAGGTAACATAGGCAATCCAGGCAGAGTTGTTGGGCTGGGTAAAGATGGTTTATATTGAGAAGGTATCGGGGCACGAATCGGAGCTTCTTGAACAGGCTCCACTTCAGCTGATGGCTTCATATCTCGAGGTTTATGGTCACTCAAGTTCCATGAATGTGCTATGACACACGTTGACAGACTAGAAACTTTTGTTGGTGTTGCAGGGATAACATGATTATCAACGGATTTTTCTGTCGGTGTAGTCTTGGCAGGCGATTTATAGAACGCCGGTATGTCTGGCGTCTTTGGTGGCTGTGAGAGGTCGAACGTTTCATAACTTGGATCTTCTTCTGTGTCTGTATCAATTTGCAGATCATGTTCACTCTGAGGAGTATCAGGTTTTAAGTCTGCTTCCGCTTCTGCTGATGCATTGAGACTCTCGACAGCCTGTTGCATTTCCTCAACATCTTCCTGAGGTGCGTCAGGCGTTGGCTCGTTAGTATTATCACCCTCTGCTTCTTCCTCACCTTCATATGAGAAATCTTCTGTGGAACCACCGAATGTTTCTTCAAGTAAAGCAGCTACCGCATCTTCGGTTTCTTCTTGTGAGATAATGACACGTGGTTTATCTTCAACTTGCTGTGGAGCAGGTGATGGAACAGTGGTCTCAGAATCATCTCTACCACGAGATTGTTTaccattttctctttcttctggTTCTGAAATGCTCTTAACTGCATTTTCATGAATTGTTTCGTCTATGTCTGTGCCAAATCCTGGAATCAATttgtctttcttcttttcaggCTTATTGATATGACCAGTCTGTGGGGTAGCAGGGGTCATGGCAGCTACACTAGTTGGGATCTTAGGTATTGGACTCAAAAGAGTATCCCTAGGTGTTGGCAAAACTGGTGACATGAGTTTCGTAATCAATGGGCTGCTTGCTCGTGGCGGACTTGGACCAGCACCAAGATGAGGTAGAGTTGCAGTCTTATcgtgatgatggtgatgatggcATTCCTTGCGGCCTCGTTCCTCTttggatttctttcttttcttcttcttctctttcactttttctagAACTGCAGTTGGTGTAGATGGTTCAATACTATCATTGTCATCAGTAAACCTGAATACATCATGATCACGATGTTCCCCACCCACTGGCTTAGGCGAAGTTGGTAAACCAAGTAGCTTAGCTTCGATTTCCCTTCCTGCCTCAGCTAAGTCAACACTATCTTCATCCTCTGGTTGATGCcgtcgtttcttttcctttttccttttttctcgttcaagtTGTTGTAGAATAATTTGTATGATGCGTCTTTGTGTGCCATCACTGTTGGGTCCATGTGTACTTTCAACTGGAAGATCATCAAGTCTGTTGGAGAATCGATTAGGTAGGTCATCTTCTTCGGAAAGAGGGCCAAATATATCTTCCATTCTTTGTGTGTCCCTGCCCTCCTGTCGATTAAGTCTTTTACGCCTAGTCTTAGCTTTGTCTTCACCATTGCGTTctcttcgcttttcttttttatttcgctgtttCTTTTCGGCGTGCATTCTATCTTCGCAGTTTTCAATATTAGGTTCTGTTTTGATATTGCAATCAGATGTTACAATGCCGGCCTTTGTTTTATGGTCTGAGTTTTCGGACGCATCtggttttgacccttcttcacTAGATATAGAATTCTTTTGGcgtttctgtttctttttgtgAGATTTCTTTCGCGATTCTCTATCATGATTATTGACGGGGTGATCCATGTGGAATGATACAGGAAGTCTTTCTTCGTCATCAGACGTTCTGGGTTCTTCTTTGATGGTGGCGATATTGAGGAGTCCTGAAGATTTAAGTGGATTCTGTTTTTCCTCGGTATCAGCAAAACCGAGATCAACATCACTCTCAGAGAAGCGTTCTGTTTTAACTTTATGAATTTTGGTATTGAAGGATTCATCTTCCTCGCTCGTATCTGAATGAATACGAGATCGCGAACCTTTTCTGGATAGTGATTTAGTTCGGGCTGAATCTGATTCCGAAGTACCCTCATCCTCGGTCATAGCTTTGCTGCTAGCAGAATCTCCGTCCCACGATGTACtttgctttttctcttcgcgtcTAGCTCGACTTTGTTTTAATTGTGAAAACTTATCTTTCAGACGAACCtgtcgtttttcttcttctagtTTTTGCATATTCTTTGTAGAACGTGCCTTCACTTTGTCATACATACTGATGTAAGCTGGTTCATCGTCGATTATATCAAAGATCGAATGCTTCTTAGGTTCATCACTATCTGTGTCTGTAGCTGAAGTATGTCGGATTCTCTGCATTTCAGGTGTAGATAGAATTCCATTATCAACATCACTGTGTATAGCCATCATCGATTGATTATCTCTCGTATGCTGAGACACGGGCTGATCATTGGATTCGCTTCTTCTTGATAATTCTAATCGGTTCAAGAATTCTTTATCGGGTTCGTGTGAGACGCGGGGGCTTCTCTCCCTGAgttctttttccgttcgttcggAACGGCTCTTTTTacgttgtttttcttttccatcgcGATTTTCTCTACCCTCGCGATTTTGTTCCTTTGATAATTCACAGTGAGATGATTCGCGTGTTTGACTGTCCCTGTTATCTCTATTGTCTCGGTTTTCTCTATTGTCCCTAATATCTCTGTTATCCCTATTATCTCTAGAATCTCGAGAATCTCTACTATCCCTGATATCTTGCTGGACAGTTGGCTCTCGGTTCTCGCGACCTTCCCTGCTTTCTCTGCTGCCTCTATGATCGTTTCTGTGTTTACGGTCTTCGGATTTCCGATTTTGTCGTGGCCTATCCTTACTGTCACGTCTGTGTTctgatattttcattcgtttagcTTCTTCTTCAGGGCCATCTTGCGAAGATCCTCGGCGTTTGGTTGTTACAGGAGAAGGGCATGGTTGTAATTGCGAAGGTAAATGATGATTTTCAGTTACCTGGCGCCTGTCTTCgcgctctcttttttccttatctTCACGTTCGCGCCGTTTGTCCCtttccattttctctttttcccgcCTTTCCTGATCTTCTTTCtcacgtctctctctctcctcgcgttcctttcgtttttctcgttcatgtttttctttgtctagtttctctttttcttctttttcccgcCTCTCTTTATCCAACCGTTCCCGTTCATCTCTCTCCTTCCGGCGTTCACGTTCCAGCCTATCTTTCTCTTCCCTGTctcgtctctctttctcttcacgatctctccttctttctcgTTCCAAtcgttctttctcttctctttccttttttcggtcTTTTTCCAGccgttctctttcttctttttctcttcgttcttgctcttctttttcctttctgaGACGTTCCTTATCCTGTTTTTCCCGTTCCagtctttcattttccttgCGCTCTCGTTCTTCGCGctccttcatttctttctcttctttttctctacgcTCTTGCCTGTCTTTCTCTTCGCGTTCTCGTCTCTCCTTTTCGAgtcgttctttttctcgtcgttctttttcctctttttccttgCGTTCCAGACgttccttctcttctttttctcgcctctctttctcttctcgttctttcttttcacgttCTCTagtttctctttcctccttctctcttctctctgcctcctctctctctttattctccttgtctctcctttctttttcttctcgttcgcgCCTTTCTTGCCTTTCCTTCTCCAGGCGTTCCTTCTCCcatctctcctcttctctttctcgcctttctttttcttctcgctccTTGCGTTCTTGGcgctctttttcctccttatcTCTTCGCTCTTGTCtttctcgttcttctttctctcttttatcccGTTCTTCCCTGTCTCTCCGCTCGTGTTTGATCTCTTTGATGTCTTTGACATCTTTGCTAAGATTTTCCTGTGGTTCAGTGTCAACATTGACAGAAGGATGTAACCTGTCATCtttatcctctttttctcgctTCCTCTCACTGGCAGCTTCATCCTTCCGCGTTCGTCTCGACGTTTCCTTGCTCTTACTGTGTCGAGAATCTCTGCTGTCTCTGCTGTCCTTGCTGTCTCGACTATCTCTGCTATCCCTAGAGTCACGACTATCTCGACAGTTGCCACCATCTTTGCGGAGGCGTGCTCGAGGAGTCTCGACCTGACTGCTTACGACTGAAGAAGTCTGACAGGTCGTAGTTGCCGTCACTAATGTGACGACCGCTGGACTCGTACATAAACTGGAGTTTCCAGTTCTAGCTGCTGGGATGCTAGTTGTCATAACTACGCTACTTATACTACTGTTGCTGCTAAGACTACTCACAGATACACTGCTGTTACTGCTTACTGCGCTTACGCTACTTATGCCCACCGAAACCGACTGCTGCACTGGCGGTAGTTCGGGGCTAACGGTTTTTACTGCCGCGCTAGGTGTGATTGGGGTTGTGGGGATGGGGTGTACACAGTTATGAATGGCTGTTCTTGAATCAGTCTTTTGGGATGGAGACACTGTTAACGTAGACGAGGTAGTGCTAACCAATGTCGTCACCGTTGTGGTAGGTTGGACAGGTGGATGGCTGGGAAAAGGGTATTGAAGACCAACTTTCCCAGCATTAGCCACTAAATTTGCTCCACTCATCATCGATCCTACACCTATAACACCAGTGAACTCTCTCGGTTCGTACTTTTCGTTAAAGTTCTCTAATCTCTTAGAATCCTCGTCGAATACGCTTCTTTTCGCGAGCACTGATTTCACAATGTCCGATGGTTGTACCTCGTGGAGATCCAAGTCCAAAAGTTTATGCCTAAACCTGAATCTCTCGGACGTCGTATCCAACTTTGCGAGAGCGTCACCACCCGCGGCGCTCAAGGCCCTCGAGCCCGACCActtctcatatttttcatcaagagAACGAATCCTCTCTTCGAGACTCGGTGACTGCGGTGCCGTTTCGCTGTCTGAGCTGGTAGGACTGAGACTCGGATACCTCGGAGGCGGTGAAGCTGGTGGCTGAGGTGCAGCCCTTGGACTCGGCGGAGGTGGAAGTGCAGGTGGACTTGCCACCTTGGCAGGAAGTACCGTGGGAGCCCGACTATtgctattattgttgttgttcatCATTTGAGCAGCGAACCTCGGCAACGGAAGGGAAAGAGGTCCATCATGGCTCCTTTCGCGAAACCTTCTCGGTTCACTGGGTATCAGATTTTCCGGTCTCTCATCCACCAAGGGTGTTCCAGGACGAGATCCGTCGTGATGCTCGTGATGCCTCCCGGTATCCCGACGTCGCTTGCAGGGTCCCGGACCCCGACCTTCGCAGCTTCCGCGCCGCGTTCCATGATGTATGAGAGTTTTACTCTCGCTGACCCTTCTGATATCCATTCCTTTTCGTCCCGAA contains these protein-coding regions:
- the LOC105688934 gene encoding protein split ends isoform X9, yielding MDIKSAAKAHATEHTLDERALTTQYYEPQHLQHRFPSHGSSEDHGTSGGSAVGPAGEVFESRGSHVGFYASERGNRVGGVGGMPESAGDPGGYIPRGRPPPVSGYHVTSARARDRLYPRTGPYAAGPPPPHIERHRSSLAPSSWSSYESATSRYTSVPPPPSPATTDAYEEPSAGRTQHKKQRRKSRSGSSSPSGSSRSGSSSSSRSGSSGASSSAGSSSPSSSPHRGSNAVTEDRRPLAICVRNLPARSSDTSLKDGLFHEYKKHGKVTWVKVVGAAGDRYALVCFKKPEDVEKALEVSHDKLFFGCKIEVGPYQGYDVEDNEFRPYEAELDEYHPKATRTLFIGNLEKDVTASELRKHFEPFGEIIEIDIKKQGAVSSYAFCQYSDISSVVKAMRTMDGEHLGANRIKLGFGKSMPTSCVWVDGIGECMSEKYINMQFHQFGQITQVAVDRERGHALVFFEQISCAQTAVKEMRGAALRGRRLQVDFASRECQEAFYEHLERQGIAGERPWDTRPAAAAAFEPTRERSFESAVTVPNAGSRFTRYETPPRARTASYTRTPGGSSTPGASPAHPTAVSRSTRRYQTDPYYEGDYTEPNPRRFRSYDEFSQGSGASHDDYEAGSIGDTKIPDDDCPPPRRHTVQSVVTSVEPPIPLPPLLPPPDIRHLQKERVHLLEQLEECHSSGDESFTPKKRLKLDSAVMCEDDEPELASLLVTSHSGRKGMDIRRVSESKTLIHHGTRRGSCEGRGPGPCKRRRDTGRHHEHHDGSRPGTPLVDERPENLIPSEPRRFRERSHDGPLSLPLPRFAAQMMNNNNNSNSRAPTVLPAKVASPPALPPPPSPRAAPQPPASPPPRYPSLSPTSSDSETAPQSPSLEERIRSLDEKYEKWSGSRALSAAGGDALAKLDTTSERFRFRHKLLDLDLHEVQPSDIVKSVLAKRSVFDEDSKRLENFNEKYEPREFTGVIGVGSMMSGANLVANAGKVGLQYPFPSHPPVQPTTTVTTLVSTTSSTLTVSPSQKTDSRTAIHNCVHPIPTTPITPSAAVKTVSPELPPVQQSVSVGISSVSAVSSNSSVSVSSLSSNSSISSVVMTTSIPAARTGNSSLCTSPAVVTLVTATTTCQTSSVVSSQVETPRARLRKDGGNCRDSRDSRDSRDSRDSKDSRDSRDSRHSKSKETSRRTRKDEAASERKREKEDKDDRLHPSVNVDTEPQENLSKDVKDIKEIKHERRDREERDKREKEERERQERRDKEEKERQERKEREEKERREREEERWEKERLEKERQERREREEKERRDKENKEREEAERREKEERETREREKKEREEKERREKEEKERLERKEKEEKERREKERLEKERREREEKDRQERREKEEKEMKEREERERKENERLEREKQDKERLRKEKEEQERREKEERERLEKDRKKEREEKERLERERRRDREEKERRDREEKDRLERERRKERDERERLDKERREKEEKEKLDKEKHEREKRKEREERERREKEDQERREKEKMERDKRREREDKEKREREDRRQVTENHHLPSQLQPCPSPVTTKRRGSSQDGPEEEAKRMKISEHRRDSKDRPRQNRKSEDRKHRNDHRGSRESREGRENREPTVQQDIRDSRDSRDSRDNRDNRDIRDNRENRDNRDNRDSQTRESSHCELSKEQNREGRENRDGKEKQRKKSRSERTEKELRERSPRVSHEPDKEFLNRLELSRRSESNDQPVSQHTRDNQSMMAIHSDVDNGILSTPEMQRIRHTSATDTDSDEPKKHSIFDIIDDEPAYISMYDKVKARSTKNMQKLEEEKRQVRLKDKFSQLKQSRARREEKKQSTSWDGDSASSKAMTEDEGTSESDSARTKSLSRKGSRSRIHSDTSEEDESFNTKIHKVKTERFSESDVDLGFADTEEKQNPLKSSGLLNIATIKEEPRTSDDEERLPVSFHMDHPVNNHDRESRKKSHKKKQKRQKNSISSEEGSKPDASENSDHKTKAGIVTSDCNIKTEPNIENCEDRMHAEKKQRNKKEKRRERNGEDKAKTRRKRLNRQEGRDTQRMEDIFGPLSEEDDLPNRFSNRLDDLPVESTHGPNSDGTQRRIIQIILQQLEREKRKKEKKRRHQPEDEDSVDLAEAGREIEAKLLGLPTSPKPVGGEHRDHDVFRFTDDNDSIEPSTPTAVLEKVKEKKKKRKKSKEERGRKECHHHHHHDKTATLPHLGAGPSPPRASSPLITKLMSPVLPTPRDTLLSPIPKIPTSVAAMTPATPQTGHINKPEKKKDKLIPGFGTDIDETIHENAVKSISEPEERENGKQSRGRDDSETTVPSPAPQQVEDKPRVIISQEETEDAVAALLEETFGGSTEDFSYEGEEEAEGDNTNEPTPDAPQEDVEEMQQAVESLNASAEAEADLKPDTPQSEHDLQIDTDTEEDPSYETFDLSQPPKTPDIPAFYKSPAKTTPTEKSVDNHVIPATPTKVSSLSTCVIAHSWNLSDHKPRDMKPSAEVEPVQEAPIRAPIPSQYKPSLPSPTTLPGLPMLPDTLRLPAVSPRPFTTTSSSHQRLPVSPQSQLGPLRQTSSRTQNPTLTPGLTPVPPLVPSRIPPLVPAQLSPRVPQQSLNGQGCRASMPYIPNVSKASPPPPPPPLPPPPPPPPLPARLPVSVPIAAHRPDTPVQQIYSTAASQQPVIQHAPGMKAVVPSYPRGGLPPLTLNIPPRPYMPIPPLASGSVKNSRDETINKSVIETLLPVNPNGPQRLVEPKLSPAIIPEPPSKASTSPKVPSPNQPPTYIPETAKIEISASTSNPVFGKPINTEDSLLSPKQHKSPVITDSSLLSPRQKQELQTMQLLTAHVPRTSTPSPVIVAHSQQHVVPKTVLNIEPPTVSTPQALIKTVVPLNSQPLQKLQTSPVVPKSGLVITQPQVLNNQRQTPPNAQGLLLTKPHMPLVSNAQQTVVTHVPSSTISTNTATSLATQKPPAVFSQCQRQPSSDAQGMFGQNTQIVQPMQLTPPVPPTQPIQIKEEEPPCDIFKSNAIETGKLMEQMSNELDMKLKQEKQELGNLSTPKETMNLPNCTTENTDIITPKIEPRILDKSEIKEEVKEEVVVKEEKVEDTELEDESVDPLREPSSDPLALDPSKEDLTDSKEDSDYWSAKEVNIESVIKKVDALCDGETNDVEDETQHSQELNSDSHDTSKNEGDWFESEQAENEEKKDMGHDEQDEGVETCETEVTKGRTLRSKVRRGGGGRGGVTTRRGGRTSSNVAQRRGGRPSRGGKHHTEKKLPTDVYEFHDDSEEDNAGRPRLILTIKSPGPNATTGPNAQPATPVAAVKEVPPEEFISPAANTRKSRRLAEKDGSRSTVDDVIEDVIRGTAVNKSIVAGVHATRRSTRHNNAPRGAQQLQPQPSPAESRKSPRATRKATTRRASENNDDSSEEKTKETMPTPQEVVNKPDAPVNEETVKPVEAPREAVLQPQKSTPLEPMTLIDPVTGMLIPMRESEEGQYIPVSTAAGIVQTARSIIEAQVTVTISSSNVQNETRPRSESVLSNSSSQISTPVEVKQEHNPPAVTVEQSTNQQQQQQQPSLQTQNHSQPPLAQAQTQAQSQIQASPQPQPQVQEQQLPQLQPQTQSQALPQPQTQVHIQTKSQPTVIATPQSPITQTTLSMVKPKPVSPNIVVTQSTTPASQVKPPTSLKAHVLNANKLVNPVLQPIITKPAMPNLPSQTIVQNIVKQPAQAAQGLHLQIPGGKIPTSSLSPRMKAHQSNGANTKQGQPMSPVLNSTTPPNPKQHLLQAVKQQPTTIVNLPQKLPVSVHPSNVVTVTSQRALQPPVQPATLKTVGGQQHPLNPKAHLLQAVAPPIMTGSVASPPTQPHLIGLQPVVTGASCSRSTIPKSQISVAMEPPKVEVSMSGCIMVPTASPQGRPVPIPNYEASLHGAGTTPSPGGQYGLGPSHRSQSPPLPPPAHHHANAPQGEVVNHYGGLSRGDIQAHYMHPRVLQYQYLRAQQEALTTPRIAYHVPGTRSPHLPLDPKLETGGDESHSPPLELRRERRTPQDRATDSPQVAQVYMLHGAARLPPQYSSSNASIAAASTGARGGYYEPPMAHIRSQYPMAASEAPADGAITPERPRRLQVSTPPHASQVPPQADSLLMLLQRYPVMWQGLLALKNDQAAVQMHFVFGNPNVARDSLPCNSDGSTPPLRIAQRMRLEQTQVDGVARKMQTDNEHCMLLALPCGRDHMDVLQQSKNLQTGFITYLQQKQAAGIVNIAAPGSQQAAYVVHIFPSCDFANDSLARIAPDLLHRVAEIAHLLIVIATV
- the LOC105688934 gene encoding protein split ends isoform X10, with translation MPESAGDPGGYIPRGRPPPVSGYHVTSARARDRLYPRTGPYAAGPPPPHIERHRSSLAPSSWSSYESATSRYTSVPPPPSPATTDAYEEPSAGRTQHKKQRRKSRSGSSSPSGSSRSGSSSSSRSGSSGASSSAGSSSPSSSPHRGSNAVTEDRRPLAICVRNLPARSSDTSLKDGLFHEYKKHGKVTWVKVVGAAGDRYALVCFKKPEDVEKALEVSHDKLFFGCKIEVGPYQGYDVEDNEFRPYEAELDEYHPKATRTLFIGNLEKDVTASELRKHFEPFGEIIEIDIKKQGAVSSYAFCQYSDISSVVKAMRTMDGEHLGANRIKLGFGKSMPTSCVWVDGIGECMSEKYINMQFHQFGQITQVAVDRERGHALVFFEQISCAQTAVKEMRGAALRGRRLQVDFASRECQEAFYEHLERQGIAGERPWDTRPAAAAAFEPTRERSFESAVTVPNAGSRFTRYETPPRARTASYTRTPGGSSTPGASPAHPTAVSRSTRRYQTDPYYEGDYTEPNPRRFRSYDEFSQGSGASHDDYEAGSIGDTKIPDDDCPPPRRHTVQSVVTSVEPPIPLPPLLPPPDIRHLQKERVHLLEQLEECHSSGDESFTPKKRLKLDSAVMCEDDEPELASLLVTSHSGRKGMDIRRVSESKTLIHHGTRRGSCEGRGPGPCKRRRDTGRHHEHHDGSRPGTPLVDERPENLIPSEPRRFRERSHDGPLSLPLPRFAAQMMNNNNNSNSRAPTVLPAKVASPPALPPPPSPRAAPQPPASPPPRYPSLSPTSSDSETAPQSPSLEERIRSLDEKYEKWSGSRALSAAGGDALAKLDTTSERFRFRHKLLDLDLHEVQPSDIVKSVLAKRSVFDEDSKRLENFNEKYEPREFTGVIGVGSMMSGANLVANAGKVGLQYPFPSHPPVQPTTTVTTLVSTTSSTLTVSPSQKTDSRTAIHNCVHPIPTTPITPSAAVKTVSPELPPVQQSVSVGISSVSAVSSNSSVSVSSLSSNSSISSVVMTTSIPAARTGNSSLCTSPAVVTLVTATTTCQTSSVVSSQVETPRARLRKDGGNCRDSRDSRDSRDSRDSKDSRDSRDSRHSKSKETSRRTRKDEAASERKREKEDKDDRLHPSVNVDTEPQENLSKDVKDIKEIKHERRDREERDKREKEERERQERRDKEEKERQERKEREEKERREREEERWEKERLEKERQERREREEKERRDKENKEREEAERREKEERETREREKKEREEKERREKEEKERLERKEKEEKERREKERLEKERREREEKDRQERREKEEKEMKEREERERKENERLEREKQDKERLRKEKEEQERREKEERERLEKDRKKEREEKERLERERRRDREEKERRDREEKDRLERERRKERDERERLDKERREKEEKEKLDKEKHEREKRKEREERERREKEDQERREKEKMERDKRREREDKEKREREDRRQVTENHHLPSQLQPCPSPVTTKRRGSSQDGPEEEAKRMKISEHRRDSKDRPRQNRKSEDRKHRNDHRGSRESREGRENREPTVQQDIRDSRDSRDSRDNRDNRDIRDNRENRDNRDNRDSQTRESSHCELSKEQNREGRENRDGKEKQRKKSRSERTEKELRERSPRVSHEPDKEFLNRLELSRRSESNDQPVSQHTRDNQSMMAIHSDVDNGILSTPEMQRIRHTSATDTDSDEPKKHSIFDIIDDEPAYISMYDKVKARSTKNMQKLEEEKRQVRLKDKFSQLKQSRARREEKKQSTSWDGDSASSKAMTEDEGTSESDSARTKSLSRKGSRSRIHSDTSEEDESFNTKIHKVKTERFSESDVDLGFADTEEKQNPLKSSGLLNIATIKEEPRTSDDEERLPVSFHMDHPVNNHDRESRKKSHKKKQKRQKNSISSEEGSKPDASENSDHKTKAGIVTSDCNIKTEPNIENCEDRMHAEKKQRNKKEKRRERNGEDKAKTRRKRLNRQEGRDTQRMEDIFGPLSEEDDLPNRFSNRLDDLPVESTHGPNSDGTQRRIIQIILQQLEREKRKKEKKRRHQPEDEDSVDLAEAGREIEAKLLGLPTSPKPVGGEHRDHDVFRFTDDNDSIEPSTPTAVLEKVKEKKKKRKKSKEERGRKECHHHHHHDKTATLPHLGAGPSPPRASSPLITKLMSPVLPTPRDTLLSPIPKIPTSVAAMTPATPQTGHINKPEKKKDKLIPGFGTDIDETIHENAVKSISEPEERENGKQSRGRDDSETTVPSPAPQQVEDKPRVIISQEETEDAVAALLEETFGGSTEDFSYEGEEEAEGDNTNEPTPDAPQEDVEEMQQAVESLNASAEAEADLKPDTPQSEHDLQIDTDTEEDPSYETFDLSQPPKTPDIPAFYKSPAKTTPTEKSVDNHVIPATPTKVSSLSTCVIAHSWNLSDHKPRDMKPSAEVEPVQEAPIRAPIPSQYKPSLPSPTTLPGLPMLPDTLRLPAVSPRPFTTTSSSHQRLPVSPQSQLGPLRQTSSRTQNPTLTPGLTPVPPLVPSRIPPLVPAQLSPRVPQQSLNGQGCRASMPYIPNVSKASPPPPPPPLPPPPPPPPLPARLPVSVPIAAHRPDTPVQQIYSTAASQQPVIQHAPGMKAVVPSYPRGGLPPLTLNIPPRPYMPIPPLASGSVKNSRDETINKSVIETLLPVNPNGPQRLVEPKLSPAIIPEPPSKASTSPKVPSPNQPPTYIPETAKIEISASTSNPVFGKPINTEDSLLSPKQHKSPVITDSSLLSPRQKQELQTMQLLTAHVPRTSTPSPVIVAHSQQHVVPKTVLNIEPPTVSTPQALIKTVVPLNSQPLQKLQTSPVVPKSGLVITQPQVLNNQRQTPPNAQGLLLTKPHMPLVSNAQQTVVTHVPSSTISTNTATSLATQKPPAVFSQCQRQPSSDAQGMFGQNTQIVQPMQLTPPVPPTQPIQIKEEEPPCDIFKSNAIETGKLMEQMSNELDMKLKQEKQELGNLSTPKETMNLPNCTTENTDIITPKIEPRILDKSEIKEEVKEEVVVKEEKVEDTELEDESVDPLREPSSDPLALDPSKEDLTDSKEDSDYWSAKEVNIESVIKKVDALCDGETNDVEDETQHSQELNSDSHDTSKNEGDWFESEQAENEEKKDMGHDEQDEGVETCETEVTKGRTLRSKVRRGGGGRGGVTTRRGGRTSSNVAQRRGGRPSRGGKHHTEKKLPTDVYEFHDDSEEDNAGRPRLILTIKSPGPNATTGPNAQPATPVAAVKEVPPEEFISPAANTRKSRRLAEKDGSRSTVDDVIEDVIRGTAVNKSIVAGVHATRRSTRHNNAPRGAQQLQPQPSPAESRKSPRATRKATTRRASENNDDSSEEKTKETMPTPQEVVNKPDAPVNEETVKPVEAPREAVLQPQKSTPLEPMTLIDPVTGMLIPMRESEEGQYIPVSTAAGIVQTARSIIEAQVTVTISSSNVQNETRPRSESVLSNSSSQISTPVEVKQEHNPPAVTVEQSTNQQQQQQQPSLQTQNHSQPPLAQAQTQAQSQIQASPQPQPQVQEQQLPQLQPQTQSQALPQPQTQVHIQTKSQPTVIATPQSPITQTTLSMVKPKPVSPNIVVTQSTTPASQVKPPTSLKAHVLNANKLVNPVLQPIITKPAMPNLPSQTIVQNIVKQPAQAAQGLHLQIPGGKIPTSSLSPRMKAHQSNGANTKQGQPMSPVLNSTTPPNPKQHLLQAVKQQPTTIVNLPQKLPVSVHPSNVVTVTSQRALQPPVQPATLKTVGGQQHPLNPKAHLLQAVAPPIMTGSVASPPTQPHLIGLQPVVTGASCSRSTIPKSQISVAMEPPKVEVSMSGCIMVPTASPQGRPVPIPNYEASLHGAGTTPSPGGQYGLGPSHRSQSPPLPPPAHHHANAPQGEVVNHYGGLSRGDIQAHYMHPRVLQYQYLRAQQEALTTPRIAYHVPGTRSPHLPLDPKLETGGDESHSPPLELRRERRTPQDRATDSPQVAQVYMLHGAARLPPQYSSSNASIAAASTGARGGYYEPPMAHIRSQYPMAASEAPADGAITPERPRRLQVSTPPHASQVPPQADSLLMLLQRYPVMWQGLLALKNDQAAVQMHFVFGNPNVARDSLPCNSDGSTPPLRIAQRMRLEQTQVDGVARKMQTDNEHCMLLALPCGRDHMDVLQQSKNLQTGFITYLQQKQAAGIVNIAAPGSQQAAYVVHIFPSCDFANDSLARIAPDLLHRVAEIAHLLIVIATV